The window CGAAGCGGCTTCAGGAAAAAGATGAACTCATCCGCAAGGCGATGGCGTCGCTGGCCAAGGATCAAGTCCCGCCGTCGTGACGCGCCCCGTCAGGCACCCTGGTCAGCTCCCGATTCTTTCGGCGGTCGGATGAACTTGAAAAAGTAATCCGCGCCGGACCAGAGCGTCACCGCGAGCGCGGCGTAGAGAACAATCGTGCCGAACAGGTGCGCGTCGAAGGCGAATCCGAACAGGTCGCGCTCGTAATGCCACAGCAGCAGGCCCACAGCTACGGCCTGCAGAACCGTCTTGAGCTTTCCCCAGCCGCTCGCCGCGATGATGATCCCTTCCGCGGACGCCATCTGACGCAGGCCCGTGATCGCGATCTCGCGCACGACGATGACAATGGCGATCCACGCGGGACAGCGGCCCAGATGCACGAGCATGATGAGCGCCGCGACCATCATGCATTTGTCGGCCAGGGGATCGAGGAGCTTGCCCAGGCGCGTGACCTCGTTGCGCGAACGCGCGAGCCATCCGTCCACGAAATCCGTGGCGAACGCGAGCGCGAACGCCAGCGCCGTGACGAAGGTCATCGTCCGCTTGGCCGAATCCGACGCAACCCAGTTTTCGGCGTAACCCAGGACGACGATGAGCGGGAACACCGACATACGGGCGAGGCTGACGATGTTCGCCGGGGTCCAAACCTTGAACTCGTTGCTCATGGCAACTCCAGTCGGATTTCGTCCATGTAGCGCGTCACCTTCGTCACGAAGGCGAGGGTCTCGCCGATCGGCGGAACGTCGGAAAGGCGGTCGACGGGCGCGGGCCCCGCGTTGTAGGCGGCGAGCGCGAGGCGCACGTTGCCGTCGTAGCGATTGAGCAAGAACCCGAGATACCGTGCGCCCGCGCGGGCGTTTTGGTACGCGTCGAAGGAGTTCTGGCAACCGAAGCGCCGCGCCGTGGCC of the Deltaproteobacteria bacterium genome contains:
- the pgsA gene encoding CDP-diacylglycerol--glycerol-3-phosphate 3-phosphatidyltransferase, translating into MSNEFKVWTPANIVSLARMSVFPLIVVLGYAENWVASDSAKRTMTFVTALAFALAFATDFVDGWLARSRNEVTRLGKLLDPLADKCMMVAALIMLVHLGRCPAWIAIVIVVREIAITGLRQMASAEGIIIAASGWGKLKTVLQAVAVGLLLWHYERDLFGFAFDAHLFGTIVLYAALAVTLWSGADYFFKFIRPPKESGADQGA